In a single window of the Streptomyces sp. 846.5 genome:
- a CDS encoding LacI family DNA-binding transcriptional regulator: MATLAGVSVGTASKALSGNGRMRPETRQRVLDAVQALDFRPNLQAQSLHTGRSWTVGLMTTDGIGRFSTPVLLGAEDALGAGKISVLLCDTRGDQIREQHHLGNLMDRRVDGIIVTGRRTDPRPPLVGVREIPVVYALSPSTDPADTSVVSDERHGCRLAIEYLLGSGRRRIAHVTGPAHHAAASDRARHTTELLEQASLEIATGRVHFGDWSEAWGRRAAEAVLRAAPDTDAIFCGNDQIARGVTDTLRERGVPVPEQVAVVGYDNWDTMTLAARPPLTTIDVDLVEIGRIAALRLLEAIDTNPSPGLHQVPCRLVVRESA; encoded by the coding sequence GTGGCCACGCTCGCCGGCGTGAGCGTCGGGACCGCGTCCAAAGCCCTGAGCGGCAACGGCAGGATGCGTCCTGAGACCCGTCAGCGCGTGCTCGACGCGGTCCAGGCCCTGGACTTCCGCCCCAACCTGCAGGCGCAGAGTCTGCACACCGGGCGCAGCTGGACCGTCGGCCTGATGACCACCGACGGCATCGGCCGCTTCAGCACACCGGTCCTGCTGGGTGCGGAGGACGCACTGGGCGCCGGGAAGATCTCGGTCCTGCTCTGCGACACCAGGGGCGACCAGATCCGCGAGCAGCACCACCTGGGCAACCTGATGGACCGCCGGGTGGACGGCATCATCGTCACCGGCCGCCGCACCGATCCACGGCCGCCGCTGGTCGGGGTCAGGGAGATCCCGGTGGTCTACGCGCTGTCGCCGTCGACCGACCCGGCCGACACCTCGGTGGTCTCGGACGAGCGGCACGGCTGCCGGCTGGCCATCGAGTACCTGCTCGGCTCGGGCCGCCGCCGGATCGCCCATGTCACCGGGCCCGCACACCACGCGGCCGCCAGCGACCGGGCCCGCCACACCACCGAACTGCTGGAGCAGGCCTCCCTCGAAATCGCCACCGGACGCGTGCACTTCGGCGACTGGAGCGAGGCCTGGGGCCGCCGGGCAGCGGAGGCGGTGCTGCGCGCCGCGCCCGACACCGACGCCATCTTCTGCGGCAACGACCAGATCGCCCGCGGGGTCACCGACACCCTGCGCGAGCGCGGTGTGCCGGTACCGGAGCAGGTCGCGGTGGTGGGCTACGACAACTGGGACACCATGACCCTGGCCGCCCGCCCGCCGCTGACCACCATCGACGTGGACCTGGTCGAGATCGGCCGGATCGCGGCGCTGCGGCTGCTGGAGGCGATCGACACCAACCCCAGCCCGGGCCTGCACCAGGTGCCCTGCCGCCTGGTGGTCCGCGAGTCGGCCTGA
- a CDS encoding APC family permease, translating into MRSEELGETLLPKRLALPIFASDPLSSVAYATEEILLVLTVGGTAFLYLTPWIAAGVVLLMAVVVTSYRQVVHAYPSGGGSYEVVTSNLGPNAGLVVAASLLVDYVMTVAVSVASGVDNIISAFPSIADYRVAMAVFFVVLLSAMNLRGVREAGRAFAAPTYLFIAGIVLMIVTGFVKMLFGHTPVAASAQYPIIPVGHKDTLAGLGLLMLGLRAFASGCTALTGVESISNGVPAFRKPKSRNAATTMSAMGITAVVMFVGITALALVAKVHKTDDTCRLMNYPGDCHSATQPTVIAQLASSVFGGDHSILFYFIQAVTALVLILAANTAFNGFPLLSSILAQHRYLPRQLHTRGDRLAFSNGIIALALVNVALLVAYKADVTNLIHLYILGVFTSFTLSQIGMVKHWNRLLATETDSRVRGSAKRSRIINGFGAGFTALVLVIVMITKFTEGAWLAVVAAVLLFGMMRGIRKHYDAVAEELAVEDLKAESVRPSKVHAIVLVSTLHKPTLRALGYAQAFRPDILEAVTVAVEKDATEDLKARWSEFDIQVPLKVLDSPFREITKPVVGYVRSIRRGSPREAVAVFIPEYVVGHWWEHLLHNQSALWLKSRLLFTPGVMVISVPWQLSSSSRADRPARRAPGSVRRGEPSQNLDTLPARQPDKV; encoded by the coding sequence ATGCGCAGTGAGGAGCTGGGGGAGACCCTGCTCCCCAAGCGCCTGGCGCTGCCGATCTTCGCGTCCGACCCGCTCTCCTCGGTGGCCTACGCCACCGAGGAGATCCTGCTGGTGCTCACGGTCGGCGGCACCGCGTTCCTGTATCTGACGCCGTGGATCGCGGCGGGCGTGGTCCTGCTCATGGCCGTGGTGGTGACCTCCTACCGCCAGGTGGTGCACGCCTACCCCAGCGGCGGCGGCTCCTACGAGGTGGTGACCAGCAACCTGGGGCCGAACGCGGGCCTGGTGGTGGCCGCCTCGCTGCTGGTCGACTATGTGATGACGGTCGCGGTCTCGGTGGCCTCGGGCGTGGACAACATCATCTCCGCGTTCCCGAGCATCGCCGACTACCGGGTCGCGATGGCGGTCTTCTTCGTGGTGCTGCTCAGCGCGATGAACCTGCGCGGCGTCCGGGAGGCGGGCCGGGCCTTCGCGGCGCCGACGTACCTGTTCATCGCCGGCATCGTGCTGATGATCGTGACCGGGTTCGTGAAGATGCTGTTCGGCCACACCCCGGTGGCGGCCAGCGCCCAGTACCCGATCATCCCGGTGGGCCACAAGGACACCCTCGCGGGTCTGGGCCTGCTGATGCTGGGCCTGCGCGCCTTCGCGTCCGGCTGCACCGCGCTGACCGGCGTGGAGTCGATCTCCAACGGGGTGCCCGCGTTCCGCAAGCCCAAGTCCAGGAACGCCGCGACCACCATGTCCGCGATGGGCATCACGGCCGTGGTGATGTTCGTCGGCATCACCGCCCTGGCGCTGGTGGCCAAGGTCCACAAGACCGACGACACCTGCCGGCTGATGAACTACCCCGGCGACTGCCACAGCGCCACCCAGCCCACCGTGATCGCCCAACTGGCGTCCTCGGTCTTCGGCGGCGACCACAGCATCCTGTTCTACTTCATCCAGGCGGTCACCGCGCTGGTGCTGATCCTGGCCGCGAACACCGCCTTCAACGGTTTCCCGCTGCTCTCCTCGATCCTGGCCCAGCACCGCTACCTGCCCCGCCAGCTGCACACCCGCGGTGACCGGCTCGCCTTCTCCAACGGCATCATCGCCCTGGCCCTGGTGAACGTCGCGCTGCTGGTGGCCTACAAGGCGGACGTCACCAACCTGATCCACCTCTACATCCTGGGCGTGTTCACCTCCTTCACGCTCAGTCAGATCGGCATGGTCAAGCACTGGAACCGGCTGCTGGCCACCGAGACCGACTCCAGGGTCCGCGGGTCGGCGAAGCGCTCACGGATCATCAACGGCTTCGGCGCCGGGTTCACCGCGCTGGTCCTGGTGATCGTGATGATCACCAAGTTCACCGAGGGCGCCTGGCTGGCCGTGGTCGCCGCCGTGCTGCTGTTCGGCATGATGCGCGGCATCCGCAAGCACTACGACGCCGTCGCCGAGGAGCTCGCGGTCGAGGACCTGAAGGCCGAGTCGGTGCGCCCGTCCAAGGTGCACGCCATCGTGCTGGTCTCCACCCTCCACAAGCCGACGCTGCGGGCGCTGGGCTACGCCCAGGCGTTCCGGCCGGACATACTGGAGGCGGTCACGGTCGCGGTGGAGAAGGACGCCACCGAGGACCTCAAGGCCAGGTGGTCCGAGTTCGACATCCAGGTCCCGCTCAAGGTCCTCGACTCGCCCTTCCGCGAGATCACCAAGCCGGTGGTGGGCTACGTCCGCTCGATCCGGCGCGGCAGTCCGCGCGAGGCCGTGGCGGTGTTCATCCCCGAGTACGTGGTCGGCCACTGGTGGGAGCATCTGCTGCACAACCAGTCCGCGCTGTGGCTCAAGAGCCGACTGCTGTTCACCCCCGGCGTGATGGTCATCAGCGTGCCCTGGCAGCTCTCCTCCTCCAGCCGCGCCGACCGCCCGGCCCGACGCGCCCCGGGCTCGGTGCGCCGCGGCGAACCCAGCCAGAACCTCGACACCCTGCCGGCCCGGCAACCCGACAAGGTGTGA
- a CDS encoding methionine synthase codes for MADDFKYHIDHHAGLTPQVALTDARAAHLRGELDDAGLRAAQDAAVAEAVSTQRRLGLSAVSDGWFRRSDPLSVVHDQVSGFGDELVGGAVAELLGAMAPVRREAVGPLAATGRLAGHESAALRAVTEYPLLVSLPSPGYVAELSVAEGPEGQQAKSVEETGAALAAIVGREVAALAAEGVAYVLLHNPLYGFLLSARGAERAAELGLNAVELVERMLVADAGALEGLEAPVHFHLGLDLTTGGAADLSAGYAAGPLAAFQERQPFDRICVEYPALEQARFPLSGVRPGVVVSLGLVDVRTPGLESVDEIVSRVDAAAAEMDIDDIALSTNGPFTAGHGLTANQERLKLQLVEMTARYMWGNEL; via the coding sequence GTGGCTGACGACTTCAAGTACCACATCGACCACCACGCGGGCCTGACCCCGCAGGTCGCACTGACCGACGCTCGGGCCGCGCACCTGCGCGGCGAGTTGGACGACGCCGGGTTGCGGGCCGCGCAGGACGCCGCCGTCGCCGAGGCGGTCAGCACCCAGCGCCGCCTGGGTCTCTCGGCGGTCAGCGACGGCTGGTTCCGCCGGTCGGACCCGCTGAGCGTGGTCCACGACCAGGTCTCCGGCTTCGGGGACGAGCTGGTCGGCGGCGCCGTGGCGGAACTGCTCGGCGCGATGGCGCCGGTGCGCCGCGAGGCAGTGGGGCCGCTGGCGGCCACCGGTCGGCTGGCGGGGCACGAGAGCGCGGCTCTGCGTGCGGTGACCGAGTACCCGTTGCTGGTCTCGCTGCCGTCGCCGGGTTATGTCGCGGAACTCTCGGTCGCCGAGGGCCCCGAGGGCCAGCAGGCCAAGTCCGTTGAGGAGACCGGTGCGGCGCTGGCCGCGATCGTCGGACGCGAGGTCGCCGCGCTGGCGGCCGAGGGCGTGGCCTATGTGCTGCTGCACAACCCGCTGTACGGCTTCCTGCTGAGCGCGCGCGGCGCCGAGCGCGCCGCCGAACTGGGCCTGAATGCCGTGGAGTTGGTCGAGCGGATGCTCGTTGCGGATGCCGGGGCCCTCGAAGGCCTGGAGGCTCCGGTCCACTTCCACCTCGGGCTGGACCTCACCACCGGGGGCGCCGCCGACCTCTCCGCCGGCTACGCCGCCGGACCGCTGGCCGCCTTCCAGGAGCGCCAGCCGTTCGACCGGATCTGCGTGGAGTACCCGGCCCTGGAGCAGGCCCGCTTCCCGCTGTCGGGCGTGCGCCCTGGCGTGGTGGTCTCGCTCGGCCTGGTCGACGTCCGCACCCCGGGGCTGGAGTCGGTCGACGAGATCGTGTCCCGGGTGGACGCGGCCGCCGCCGAGATGGACATCGACGACATCGCGCTGTCGACCAACGGCCCCTTCACCGCCGGGCACGGCCTGACCGCCAATCAGGAACGGCTCAAACTCCAGCTGGTGGAGATGACCGCTCGCTACATGTGGGGCAACGAGCTCTGA
- a CDS encoding heme-binding protein: MTAPSLALATRLIEDARKHATELGKALSIAVVDYGGFVVAVERMDGARPMTPSIALSKAYSAAVMQRPTVMLKGWSDSDPVFFSQVARLGQHPIVATKGGYTLKQDGQIIGGIGVSGGSPDEDETIVKAVVAAAGLETDFAEWAGVRKEGESRG; the protein is encoded by the coding sequence ATGACCGCCCCCTCCCTGGCCCTCGCCACCCGGCTGATCGAGGACGCCCGTAAGCACGCCACCGAGCTGGGCAAGGCGCTCAGCATAGCGGTCGTCGACTACGGCGGCTTCGTGGTCGCCGTCGAGCGCATGGACGGCGCCCGCCCGATGACCCCGAGCATCGCCCTGTCCAAGGCGTACTCCGCGGCCGTGATGCAGCGGCCCACCGTGATGCTCAAGGGCTGGTCCGACAGCGACCCGGTGTTCTTCAGCCAGGTCGCCCGGCTCGGCCAGCATCCGATCGTCGCCACCAAGGGCGGCTACACGCTCAAGCAGGACGGACAGATCATCGGCGGTATCGGCGTCTCCGGTGGCAGCCCCGACGAGGACGAGACCATCGTCAAGGCCGTCGTGGCCGCCGCGGGCCTGGAAACCGACTTCGCCGAGTGGGCCGGAGTACGCAAGGAGGGTGAGAGCCGTGGCTGA
- a CDS encoding alpha/beta hydrolase: MPFAQTADGTAVYYETHGAGPAVVLVHGSGGHHAAWWQQVPALSRRYTVVTLDLRGFGRTGEAAGALDLSDGLDSGLFPGDILAVLHDAGIEQVVLAGQSIGAVAALRAALAEPERVAGVVLAHSLGGISDPELSPLVAADRAEAVKLPVMDRLLTASFRAADPAKAFLFRQMGTFNRATMQDLRNLNTDGPTVAEVNASGIPICFLAGADDAVLGAKTVTRAAELVEGSHLELIPDTPHAMYWENPDLFNAALDRFLQRVYPQTATTAGTVTV; encoded by the coding sequence ATGCCCTTTGCACAGACTGCCGACGGCACCGCCGTCTACTACGAGACCCATGGCGCCGGCCCCGCCGTCGTCCTGGTGCACGGCTCCGGCGGCCACCATGCCGCCTGGTGGCAGCAGGTGCCGGCGCTGAGCCGCCGCTACACCGTGGTCACCCTGGACCTGCGCGGCTTCGGCCGCACCGGCGAGGCAGCGGGCGCCCTGGACCTCAGCGACGGCCTGGACTCCGGACTGTTCCCGGGGGACATCCTCGCAGTGCTGCACGACGCAGGGATCGAGCAGGTCGTCCTGGCCGGCCAGTCGATCGGCGCGGTCGCGGCTCTGCGTGCCGCGCTGGCCGAGCCGGAGCGGGTGGCCGGGGTCGTCCTGGCGCACTCGCTGGGCGGAATCAGTGACCCGGAGCTGTCGCCGCTGGTCGCGGCCGACCGGGCCGAGGCGGTCAAACTGCCGGTCATGGACCGGCTGTTGACGGCCTCGTTCCGTGCGGCGGACCCGGCCAAGGCTTTCCTGTTCCGGCAGATGGGCACCTTCAACCGGGCCACCATGCAGGACCTGCGGAACCTGAACACCGACGGCCCGACCGTGGCCGAGGTCAACGCATCCGGCATTCCGATCTGCTTCCTGGCCGGCGCCGACGACGCGGTGCTGGGTGCCAAGACCGTCACCCGGGCCGCCGAACTGGTCGAGGGCTCGCACCTGGAGCTGATCCCGGACACCCCGCACGCCATGTACTGGGAGAACCCGGACCTGTTCAACGCTGCGCTGGACCGCTTCCTGCAGCGGGTCTACCCGCAGACCGCCACGACCGCTGGAACGGTGACCGTATGA
- a CDS encoding VOC family protein, whose product MSTRPAYIHHVNFPTTDPERTAAWYTQVFGLKRITPKSNTKVVLMTRGNFDLHFTPVEEMDRMSPYHFAMEVEDWDDFLEHLTSLGIRYTRPIERPENNSKFCYIHDPDHTMIELVYHGNRPPLGGGKPSTEPRS is encoded by the coding sequence ATGAGCACCCGACCTGCCTACATTCACCACGTCAACTTCCCGACCACGGACCCTGAGCGCACCGCGGCCTGGTACACCCAGGTCTTCGGTCTGAAGCGGATCACGCCCAAGAGCAACACCAAGGTGGTGCTGATGACGCGCGGCAACTTCGACCTGCACTTCACCCCGGTCGAGGAGATGGACCGGATGTCGCCGTACCACTTCGCCATGGAGGTGGAGGACTGGGACGACTTCCTGGAGCACCTCACGTCGCTCGGCATCCGCTACACCCGGCCGATCGAACGGCCCGAGAACAACTCCAAGTTCTGCTACATCCACGACCCCGACCACACCATGATCGAGCTGGTCTACCACGGCAACCGACCGCCGCTCGGCGGCGGCAAGCCCTCGACCGAGCCGCGGAGCTGA
- a CDS encoding fumarylacetoacetate hydrolase family protein, translating to MRWIRFRAGGRTGFAVLDEAGVHPVDGAPWDEPKATGELLTLDQIALLPPVVPPTFYAVGYNYADHVRHVAERMGTKPNLPERPEVGYRAANALTGHGQPVVRPADFTGLLEAEGELVAVIGRQLRRCSREEARAGVFGWTIGNDVSAREWQRGDRTFWRAKNSDTFKPMGPWIETEVDPMVSTTTVSVNGVTAAEFATGGMIFDPYDYIVETSRYITLHPGDVLWMGADATVAMNVGDTLSVEISGIGVLSNPVVQEEPPSAAEENP from the coding sequence ATGCGATGGATACGGTTCCGGGCGGGCGGGCGTACCGGCTTCGCCGTACTCGACGAGGCTGGTGTGCACCCGGTCGACGGTGCGCCCTGGGACGAACCCAAGGCCACCGGTGAGCTGCTGACGCTCGATCAGATCGCCCTGCTGCCACCGGTGGTGCCGCCCACGTTCTACGCGGTGGGCTACAACTACGCCGACCACGTCCGCCATGTCGCCGAGCGGATGGGCACGAAGCCCAACCTGCCAGAGCGGCCGGAGGTCGGCTACCGCGCGGCCAACGCGCTGACCGGGCACGGGCAGCCGGTGGTCAGGCCTGCCGACTTCACCGGACTGCTGGAGGCCGAGGGCGAGCTGGTGGCCGTCATCGGCCGACAGCTGCGCCGCTGCTCGCGGGAGGAGGCCCGTGCGGGGGTCTTCGGCTGGACGATCGGCAACGACGTCAGCGCCCGTGAGTGGCAACGCGGCGACCGTACCTTCTGGCGGGCCAAGAACAGCGACACCTTCAAGCCGATGGGGCCGTGGATCGAGACCGAGGTCGATCCCATGGTCTCCACCACCACGGTGAGCGTGAACGGGGTCACCGCCGCCGAGTTCGCCACCGGCGGCATGATCTTCGACCCCTACGACTACATCGTCGAGACCTCCCGCTACATCACCCTGCACCCGGGCGATGTGCTGTGGATGGGCGCCGACGCGACCGTGGCGATGAACGTCGGCGACACGCTCTCCGTCGAGATCTCCGGTATCGGCGTCCTGAGCAATCCCGTCGTCCAAGAGGAGCCGCCCTCGGCGGCCGAGGAGAACCCATGA
- a CDS encoding NAD-dependent succinate-semialdehyde dehydrogenase, with product MTATSSYPPLALYIDGAWTQGSGTRREPVVDPATEQVLAELPLAEQADLDAALAAADRGWRLWRDTPIETRSRILHTAARLLRERAQEIGRVMTMEQGKPLAEAAGEVLRVANLLEWDCEEARRAYGRIIPTGPGENLTVLREPIGPVAAFVPWNFPAGSPMRKIAAAVSAGCSIVIKASEEVPGTAVLITQAFHDAGLPAGVLNLVFGVPEEVSSHLIVSPVIRFVAFTGSIPVGKHLAQRAASVMKPSAMELGGHAPVIVCADADPKSAAVACARGKYVNAGQVCTSPSRFFVHRSIAEEFTTALVEASEAVRVGNGLESEVQMGPLVNARRREAVHRLVTDAREKGARILTGGQIPDGPGYFYPPTVLVDVPEDAAILSDEPFGPLAPVIVFDDLDEALRQANSLPYGLAAYGFTNRADTADRLVRGFEAGILSINHTGGSVPQAPSGGYKESGYGREGGAEGLDGYLVTKRVSHRLQA from the coding sequence ATGACCGCCACCAGTTCCTACCCGCCCCTGGCGCTGTACATCGACGGCGCGTGGACCCAGGGCAGCGGCACCCGCCGCGAGCCCGTCGTGGACCCGGCCACCGAGCAGGTGCTCGCCGAACTCCCGCTGGCCGAACAGGCCGACCTGGACGCGGCCCTGGCCGCCGCCGACCGCGGCTGGCGGCTCTGGCGGGACACCCCGATCGAGACCCGCTCGCGGATCCTGCACACCGCGGCCCGGCTGCTGCGCGAGCGCGCGCAGGAGATCGGCCGGGTGATGACCATGGAGCAGGGCAAGCCGCTGGCCGAGGCCGCCGGCGAGGTCCTTCGGGTGGCCAACCTGCTGGAGTGGGACTGCGAGGAGGCCCGCCGCGCCTACGGCCGGATCATCCCGACCGGGCCGGGCGAGAACCTCACCGTGCTGCGCGAGCCGATCGGCCCGGTCGCCGCCTTCGTGCCCTGGAACTTCCCGGCGGGGAGCCCGATGCGGAAGATCGCCGCCGCGGTGTCGGCCGGCTGCTCCATCGTCATCAAGGCCTCCGAGGAGGTGCCCGGCACCGCCGTCCTGATCACGCAGGCGTTCCATGACGCGGGGCTGCCGGCGGGGGTGCTGAACCTGGTCTTCGGCGTGCCGGAGGAGGTCTCCAGCCATCTGATCGTCTCGCCGGTGATCCGCTTCGTCGCCTTCACCGGGTCCATCCCGGTGGGCAAGCACCTGGCCCAGCGAGCGGCCTCGGTGATGAAGCCCTCGGCCATGGAACTGGGCGGCCACGCCCCGGTGATCGTCTGCGCGGACGCCGACCCCAAGTCCGCCGCGGTCGCCTGCGCCCGCGGCAAGTACGTCAACGCCGGCCAGGTCTGCACCTCGCCCAGCCGCTTCTTCGTGCACCGTTCCATCGCCGAGGAGTTCACCACCGCCCTGGTCGAGGCCAGCGAGGCGGTCCGGGTCGGCAACGGTCTCGAGTCCGAGGTGCAGATGGGCCCGCTGGTCAACGCCCGCCGCAGGGAGGCGGTGCACCGACTGGTCACCGACGCCAGGGAGAAAGGCGCCAGGATTCTGACCGGCGGTCAGATCCCGGACGGACCTGGGTACTTCTACCCGCCCACGGTGCTGGTCGACGTCCCCGAGGACGCGGCGATCCTCTCCGACGAACCCTTCGGCCCGCTCGCCCCGGTCATCGTCTTCGACGACCTCGACGAAGCGCTGCGGCAGGCCAACTCCCTTCCCTACGGCCTGGCGGCCTACGGCTTCACCAACCGCGCCGACACCGCGGACCGGCTGGTCCGCGGCTTCGAGGCGGGCATCCTCTCCATCAACCACACCGGCGGCTCGGTGCCGCAGGCGCCCTCGGGCGGGTACAAGGAGAGCGGCTACGGCCGCGAGGGCGGCGCCGAGGGCCTGGACGGATACCTGGTCACCAAGCGCGTCTCGCACCGGCTGCAGGCCTGA
- a CDS encoding VOC family protein, with the protein MTIVRIERAVYGVEDVAECARFFEDFGLDPVHKSDASVELATRTGQIVELRPLDDPTLPAAVEPGSTIREIVWGVGSQAELDRLHTELGRDREVTVDGEGVLHTLDETGYGIGFAVVALQASQPTDRPVNTHGDVRRWNAPIDPFGRVRPLRLCHVALNIPKEGHERATDFYLDRLGFRATDVVKPMGTFMRAEGDSDQHTILLCHRPDRAGVNHTAYEVRDFDEVVLGANHMIEQGWREARKLGRHTVGSNVFRFVHAPCGGRVEYAADMDRADDSFETRVHETTPPHHIWTLQTNRDNDREGEA; encoded by the coding sequence ATGACCATTGTCCGGATAGAGCGGGCGGTGTACGGAGTCGAGGACGTGGCGGAGTGCGCCAGGTTCTTCGAGGATTTCGGACTCGACCCGGTCCACAAGTCCGACGCATCGGTCGAACTGGCCACCAGGACCGGGCAGATCGTGGAACTGCGGCCGCTCGACGACCCGACGCTGCCGGCGGCCGTCGAGCCCGGGTCCACCATCCGCGAGATCGTCTGGGGCGTCGGCTCCCAGGCCGAGCTGGACCGGCTGCACACCGAACTCGGCCGGGACCGCGAGGTCACCGTGGACGGCGAGGGGGTGCTGCACACCTTGGACGAGACCGGGTACGGCATCGGCTTCGCCGTGGTCGCACTGCAGGCCTCACAGCCGACTGACAGGCCGGTCAACACCCATGGCGACGTCCGGCGCTGGAACGCCCCGATCGACCCCTTCGGACGGGTCCGGCCGCTGCGGCTGTGCCATGTCGCGCTCAACATCCCCAAGGAGGGGCACGAGCGGGCCACCGACTTCTACCTGGACCGGCTGGGCTTCCGGGCCACCGACGTGGTGAAGCCGATGGGCACCTTCATGCGCGCCGAGGGCGACTCCGACCAGCACACCATCCTGCTGTGCCACCGCCCGGACCGGGCCGGCGTCAACCACACCGCCTACGAGGTACGGGACTTCGACGAGGTCGTGCTCGGCGCCAACCACATGATCGAGCAGGGCTGGCGCGAGGCGCGGAAGCTGGGCCGGCACACGGTCGGCTCCAATGTGTTCCGCTTCGTACACGCCCCCTGCGGCGGGCGGGTCGAGTACGCGGCCGACATGGACCGCGCGGACGACAGCTTCGAGACCCGGGTGCACGAGACCACGCCGCCGCACCACATCTGGACCCTGCAGACCAACCGCGACAACGATCGAGAGGGCGAGGCATGA
- a CDS encoding LysR family transcriptional regulator: MDRITVMRSFVSVGEQGSFSQAARRLGVSGSLVSRHITELEHQLGTRLVNRTARAVTLTATGRRYFDFAQRIIDEIDTEDAALRGAQDKAEGQLAVICPKWIGNLDLGEAIADFAVDHPKIHVRFEVGGMSDRTFDFLDKGYDVAFHTRGLRDSTLLVRKVSDLDFMLCASPDYLKRHQPLVDPSMLADHECLVHINDPLWRLYREGQETHLKVLPTVYSSNSYLTLRKAAVRGRGLALMPVRTVAEDLRNGTLERVLPDYAGPARSLYAVHSPGAHTMRKVRVFLDYISAWFKRNPMTTAGTLHDVQP, encoded by the coding sequence GTGGATCGCATAACCGTGATGCGGAGTTTTGTGAGCGTCGGGGAGCAGGGCAGTTTCAGCCAGGCTGCCCGCCGTCTCGGCGTCTCCGGCTCCCTGGTCTCCCGGCACATCACCGAGCTGGAGCACCAGTTGGGGACCCGGCTGGTGAACCGGACCGCCCGTGCGGTCACCCTCACCGCCACCGGACGCCGGTACTTCGACTTCGCCCAGCGCATCATCGACGAGATCGACACCGAGGACGCCGCGCTGCGGGGAGCACAGGACAAGGCCGAGGGCCAGCTCGCGGTGATCTGCCCGAAGTGGATCGGGAACCTGGACCTGGGGGAGGCGATCGCGGACTTCGCGGTCGACCACCCGAAGATCCATGTCCGCTTCGAGGTGGGCGGAATGTCCGACCGCACCTTCGACTTCCTGGACAAGGGTTACGACGTCGCTTTCCACACCAGGGGGCTGCGCGATTCGACCCTTCTTGTGCGGAAGGTCTCGGATCTCGATTTTATGCTGTGCGCCTCACCGGACTACCTCAAGCGCCACCAGCCGCTCGTGGACCCGTCGATGCTGGCCGACCACGAATGCCTGGTCCATATCAACGACCCGCTCTGGCGGCTCTACCGTGAGGGTCAGGAAACGCACCTCAAGGTGCTGCCGACGGTCTATTCCTCCAACAGCTACCTGACGCTGCGCAAGGCCGCGGTCCGCGGCCGCGGGCTGGCCCTGATGCCGGTCCGCACCGTCGCCGAGGACCTCAGGAACGGGACCCTGGAGCGGGTGCTCCCCGACTACGCCGGGCCGGCCCGGTCGCTGTACGCCGTGCACTCGCCCGGCGCGCACACGATGCGCAAGGTCAGGGTCTTCCTGGACTACATCTCGGCCTGGTTCAAGCGGAACCCGATGACCACCGCCGGGACCCTGCACGACGTGCAACCTTAA
- a CDS encoding carboxymuconolactone decarboxylase family protein yields the protein MRLGPLTDLSPRQQEISDRITARRGGTRGPFLVWLRSPELAEKVEALGAYCRFESSLPLRLTELSLLIAARHFDAQYSWNAHIDKAVEAGVSRAAIEQLARDEAPQFEAKDEHLLYAFATQVLEEHFVADATFAEALAAFGENGVVDIIGCLGNFSMLSMLLNTFQVDLQADREPPYPDIRGYARVAPRPRKTA from the coding sequence ATGCGTCTTGGACCCCTCACCGATCTCAGCCCCAGGCAGCAGGAGATCAGCGACCGCATCACCGCTCGCCGGGGCGGGACCCGGGGGCCGTTCCTGGTCTGGCTGCGCAGCCCGGAGCTGGCCGAGAAGGTCGAGGCGCTCGGCGCCTACTGCCGCTTCGAGTCCTCGCTGCCGCTGCGGCTGACCGAGCTCTCCCTGCTGATCGCGGCGCGGCACTTCGACGCCCAGTACTCCTGGAACGCCCACATCGACAAGGCCGTCGAGGCCGGCGTCTCCCGTGCCGCGATCGAGCAGCTGGCCCGGGACGAGGCCCCGCAGTTCGAGGCCAAGGACGAGCACCTGCTGTACGCCTTCGCCACCCAGGTGCTGGAGGAGCACTTCGTCGCCGACGCCACCTTCGCCGAGGCCCTCGCCGCGTTCGGCGAGAACGGCGTGGTCGACATCATCGGCTGCCTCGGCAACTTCTCCATGCTGTCCATGCTGCTGAACACCTTCCAGGTGGACCTGCAGGCCGACCGCGAACCGCCCTATCCGGACATCCGCGGATACGCCCGGGTGGCGCCGCGTCCCCGGAAGACGGCTTGA